Proteins encoded together in one Cicer arietinum cultivar CDC Frontier isolate Library 1 chromosome 4, Cicar.CDCFrontier_v2.0, whole genome shotgun sequence window:
- the LOC101509502 gene encoding flowering locus K homology domain-like → MSGEHFEVEDVGYVPENMEFPQIHSDEHDEGDVIDDSGFPQVHDDDDVDDNDDNDDDDDDDEQVGSLGDEDANPPEIENQFDDNDLENFPEINDALPQEHIEEQPNGEDVTENFGSPEKQGPGGDSKVSEIKKWPGWPGENVFRMLVPAPKVGSIIGRKGEFIKKITEETRARIKILDGPPGTAEXXXXXXLVMVSAKEEPDRPIPPAVEGLLRVHKQVVNVDRDPAESASGAGRPGVTRLLVADTQAGSLIGKQGGTIKTFQDATGCNIRILGSEHLPIFALRDDSIVEIQGDMAGVHKAVELIALHLRKFLVDRSIVGVFETQMQRPDVRVNHNVPPHQPWGPPPQGFPGLGGGPAFPPNPQYMPPSHNFDNYYPPSDLPPIDKHMHQGPPPAYARDASMGIHSSSGQPQQSGSNKVTQHMQIPLSFADAVIGASGANISYIRRASGASITIQETRGVPGEMTVEISGTASQIQAAQQLVQNFMAEAANAAAAAAAQQDHMGGSINQGYNSYPTNAPVYASPPSSAPGHAASADYGPVYGTNYGY, encoded by the exons ATGTCTGGGGAACATTTTGAAGTTGAAGATGTTGGCTATGTGCCTGAGAATATGGAATTTCCGCAAATCCATTCTGATGAACACGATGAAGGAGATGTGATTGATGACTCTGGGTTTCCTCAAGTGcacgatgatgatgatgttgatgataatgatgataatgatgatgacgatgatgatgatgagcAGGTGGGAAGTTTGGGTGACGAAGATGCCAATCCTCCTGAAATCGAAAATCAGTTTGATGATAATGATTTGGAAAATTTTCCTGAAATTAACGATGCTCTTCCGCAAGAGCATATTGAGGAACAACCTAATGGAGAAGACGTGACTGAGAATTTTGGCTCTCCAGAAAAGCAGGGTCCTGGAGGAGATTCAAAAGTAAGTGAAATAAAGAAGTGGCCTGGTTGGCCTGGAGAGAATGTTTTCAGGATGTTGGTTCCTGCGCCGAAGGTTGGCAGTATCATAGGACGTAAAGGCGAGTTTATTAAGAAAATTACTGAAGAGACCAGGGCTCGAATTAAAATTCTTGATGGTCCGCCAGGAACCGCAGAANNNNNNNNNNNNNNNNGGTTA GTAATGGTTTCTGCGAAAGAAGAGCCAGATCGCCCCATACCACCTGCTGTAGAGGGTTTGTTAAGGGTTCATAAACAAGTTGTCAATGTGGACCGTGATCCTGCAGAAAGTGCATCAGGTGCAGGACGCCCAGGTGTTACGAGGCTTCTAGTGGCTGATACTCAAGCAGGAAGCTTGATTGGAAAGCAGGGGGGCACTATAAAAACTTTTCAAGATGCCACTGGTTGCAATATACGCATCCTTGGTTCAG AACACCTGCCAATTTTTGCTCTACGGGATGATAGTATTGTTGAGATACAAGGGGACATGGCTGGAGTTCACAAGGCAGTTGAACTTATTGCACTTCATCTACGGAAGTTCTTGGTGGACCGCAGCATAGTCGGAGTATTTGAAACACAG ATGCAACGGCCAGATGTTCGAGTTAACCACAATGTGCCACCACACCAACCTTGGGGACCTCCTCCTCAAGGGTTTCCTGGTCTTGGCGGTGGACCTGCTTTTCCACCTAATCCTCAATATATGCCTCCTTCACATAACTTTGACAATTATTACCCACCTTCTGACCTGCCTCCAATTGACAAGCACATGCATCAGGGTCCACCACCTGCCTATGCAAGGGATGCCTCTATGGGAATTCATTCATCCAGTGGGCAGCCGCAACAATCTGGTTCAAATAAG GTCACACAGCACATGCAAATCCCACTGTCCTTTGCAGATGCTGTTATTGGGGCATCAGGAGCAAATATTAGCTACATCCGTCGTGCTAGTGGAGCAAGTATTACAATTCAAGAGACCAGGGGTGTGCCAGGAGAGATGACTGTTGAGATAAGCGGTACTGCTTCACAAATACAGGCAGCCCAACAACTAGTTCAG AATTTCATGGCTGAAGCAGCAAATGCTGCAGCAGCGGCAGCTGCACAGCAGGATCATATGGGGGGATCAATTAACCAAGGCTATAATTCCTATCCCACTAATGCTCCTGTTTATGCATCTCCGCCATCAAGTGCTCCGGGCCATGCGGCTTCTGCAGATTATGGTCCTGTATACGGCACCAATTATGGCTATTGA
- the LOC101509821 gene encoding fructokinase-1 → MPLLQISPTTTTTTKSLNSPPIPFYHPHYASYFHSNSNPKFKFRPIFSLNLACKGLGVAVSSSPPPDSKLRNKNVDVATLGNLCVDIVLNVPQLPPPSLSQRKAFMERLASSPPSKKFWEAGGTCNMSIAAARLGLDCVSIGHVGNEIYGKFLLDVLHDEGIDMVKMSTNDDTVSNSGASYETLLCWVLVDPLQRHGFCSRADFFKEPAFNWLSKMSREAKLAIKNSKVLFCNGYGFDELSPGLLLTVVDCAVEVGTSIFFDPGPRGKNLITGTPEEQRALNHFLRMSDVLLLTADEAESLTGIGDPILAGQELLKRGIRTKWVIVKMGLVGSVLMTASSITCAPAFKVNIADTVGCGDSFVAAIAYGFIHNLPMVNTLAIANAVGAATAMGCGAGRNVASIEKVVDILRSSNLNEDDEFWTQILDKKMVDQEVTCLSKIVRNVNRNHLNFVPFDKVASELLPKLEFPQTVENVRT, encoded by the exons ATGCCTCTCCTCCAAATCTcacccaccaccaccaccactacCAAATCCCTAAATTCTCCTCCAATCCCTTTCTACCATCCTCATTATGCCTCTTACTTCCATTCCAATTCCAATCCCAAATTCAAATTCCGTCCAATTTTCTCTCTCAACCTCGCCTGCAAAGGTCTCGGTGTCGCTGTTTCTTCCTCACCACCGCCCGATTCCAAGTTGAGAAATAAAAACGTTGATGTTGCCACTCTGGGTAATCTTTGTGTGGATATCGTTCTCAATGTTCCACAATTGCCTCCTCCTTCACTCTCCCAACGCAAAGCTTTCATGGAACGTTTGGCCTCCTCTCCACCTTCCAAG AAATTTTGGGAAGCTGGTGGGACCTGCAATATGTCTATAGCAGCTGCGAGGCTAGGACTTGATTGTGTATCAATTGGTCATGTGGGTAATGAAATCTATGGGAAGTTTCTGTTGGATGTGCTTCATGATGAAGGCATTGATATGGTCAAGATGAGTACTAATGATGATACTGTCAGCAACTCTGGTGCCTCTTATGAAACACTTCTATGCTGGGTTCTCGTTGATCCTTTACAAAGACATGGTTTTTGTAG TCGAGCTGATTTTTTCAAGGAGCCTGCATTTAATTGGCTGAGCAAAATGTCCAGAGAAGCAAAACTAGctattaaaaattcaaaggtTTTGTTTTGTAATGGATACGGCTTTGATGAGCTCTCTCCTGGTTTACTGCTCACAGTGGTGGACTGTGCTGTTGAGGTTGGCACATCAATCTTCTTTGATCCGGGACCACGTGGAAAGAATCTCATCACTGGGACCCCAGAAGAACAAAGAGCTCTTAACCATTTTCTGAGGATGAGTGATGTTCTTCTTCTAACAGCTGACGAG GCTGAGTCATTAACTGGCATAGGAGATCCGATATTAGCTGGGCAAGAGTTGCTTAAAAGAGGGATCCGCACGAAGTGGGTGATTGTAAAAATGGGTCTTGTGGGTTCAGTTCTAATGACTGCATCAAGTATAACATGTGCACCTGCATTCAAG GTGAACATTGCAGACACTGTTGGGTGTGGAGACAGTTTTGTAGCGGCTATTGCATATGGTTTTATACATAATTTGCCAATGGTTAATACGTTAGCAATTGCAAATGCAGTAGGTGCTGCAACAGCCATGGGATGTGGTGCTGGTAGGAATGTAGCATCCATTGAGAAGGTAGTAGATATATTAAGATCATCTAACCTCAATGAAGATGATGAATTTTGGACCCAAATTCTTGATAAGAAAATGGTGGATCAGGAAGTAACATGTCTGTCAAAAATTGTGAGGAATGTAAACAGAAATCATCTCAACTTTGTCCCATTTGACAAGGTTGCCTCTGAGCTCTTGCCCAAGCTTGAGTTTCCACAGACAGTGGAGAATGTGCGAACTTGA